Proteins from a genomic interval of Chroococcidiopsis thermalis PCC 7203:
- a CDS encoding cysteine desulfurase family protein yields the protein MSRPIYLDCHSTTPLDERVLQAMLPYFREHFGNPSSNSHAYGWEAEAAVRQAREILAEAIAATPEEIVFTSGATEANNLAIKGVAEAYFQKGRHIITLATEHNAVIDPSEYLRSLGFEVTFLPVQIDGLIDLEKLEQAFRPDTILISVMAANNEIGVLQPLAEIGKMCRDRQVLFHTDAAQAIGKIPLDVQAMQIDLMSLTAHKVYGPKGIGALYVRRRNPRVQLAPQLHGGGQERGMRSGTLYTPQIVGFGQAVAIALAERETEAKRQMQLRDRLWQKLSQLDGVYLNGHPSQRLPGNLNISVEGVDGTALHLGLQPVVAVSSGAACSSTKTAPSHVLLALGRSEQLAYASIRFGIGRFNTIEEIDRVAEHVVATISSLRRQKQLSAIGDR from the coding sequence ATGTCTCGCCCAATTTACTTAGATTGCCACTCGACTACGCCGCTAGATGAAAGAGTTTTGCAGGCGATGTTGCCATATTTTCGGGAGCATTTTGGTAATCCGTCGAGTAACAGCCACGCTTACGGCTGGGAAGCAGAGGCGGCGGTGAGACAAGCAAGGGAAATCTTGGCAGAGGCGATCGCGGCTACGCCAGAAGAAATTGTCTTTACGAGTGGAGCGACGGAAGCAAATAATTTAGCCATTAAAGGGGTGGCTGAGGCTTATTTTCAGAAAGGACGGCACATTATTACGCTAGCAACAGAGCATAATGCTGTTATCGACCCTAGCGAATATTTGCGATCGCTCGGTTTTGAGGTGACGTTTTTACCCGTGCAAATAGATGGGTTGATCGATCTAGAGAAATTAGAACAGGCTTTTCGTCCCGATACGATTTTAATCTCGGTGATGGCAGCAAACAATGAAATTGGTGTATTGCAACCGTTGGCAGAGATTGGGAAAATGTGTCGCGATCGCCAAGTTTTATTTCATACTGATGCGGCACAGGCGATCGGCAAAATTCCCCTCGACGTGCAGGCGATGCAGATCGATTTAATGTCGCTGACGGCGCACAAAGTTTATGGACCAAAAGGTATTGGTGCTTTGTACGTGCGACGGCGCAATCCTAGAGTCCAACTAGCACCACAGCTACACGGCGGCGGACAAGAACGGGGAATGCGTTCTGGGACTTTGTATACGCCGCAGATTGTTGGTTTTGGTCAAGCAGTCGCGATCGCTTTGGCAGAACGGGAGACAGAGGCAAAGCGCCAAATGCAACTACGCGATCGGCTGTGGCAAAAGTTAAGCCAATTAGACGGGGTGTATTTAAACGGACATCCCAGCCAAAGGTTGCCTGGTAATTTAAACATTAGCGTCGAAGGAGTCGACGGCACTGCCCTACACTTGGGGTTACAGCCTGTTGTAGCGGTGTCTTCTGGCGCGGCTTGTTCTTCTACCAAAACAGCCCCGTCTCACGTTTTACTCGCCTTGGGGCGCTCGGAACAGCTAGCTTATGCCTCAATTCGATTTGGGATTGGGCGGTTTAATACGATAGAGGAGATCGATCGCGTAGCAGAACATGTTGTGGCGACAATCTCTAGCCTGCGGCGACAAAAGCAGTTATCAGCGATCGGCGATCGGTGA
- a CDS encoding DNA cytosine methyltransferase yields the protein MEMDSGRPIGVDLFAGVGGMTLGFEQAGFDVLAAVEIDPIHCATHQFNFPFCKVLCQSVTETTSTEVRSCSAIGDRDIDVVFGGSPCQGFSLIGKRALDDPRNALVHHFLRLVLELKPKYFVFENVPGLTIGNHRQFLSELIAAFGAGGYEVKTDYRVLNAANYGVPQDRARLFLLGCRYGLPLPEYPQPITKPSLSRKSKYILNLPHLKPTPTIWDALCDLPVVEMYPELFQQDWTIVEYGKPSYYSSKMRSIFANNDNYAGDRHFDLRLLTSSLRTRHGDNSIARFATTNWGEVEPISHFYKLAPEGICNTLRAGTASNLGAFTSPRPIHPYKPRCITVREAARLHSYPDWFRFHQTKWHGFRQVGNSVPPLLAQAIAREILRVLGIVPVKPKETQQLGCDRLLQLNMTQAARIYGVAANAIAPRLRQKRRE from the coding sequence ATGGAAATGGATAGCGGACGACCTATCGGTGTAGATTTGTTTGCAGGTGTTGGTGGGATGACGCTTGGTTTTGAACAAGCAGGTTTTGATGTCCTGGCAGCTGTGGAAATCGATCCGATCCATTGTGCAACCCATCAGTTTAATTTTCCGTTTTGCAAGGTTTTATGTCAGAGTGTCACCGAGACTACAAGTACGGAAGTTAGAAGTTGTTCGGCAATAGGCGATCGCGATATTGATGTCGTCTTTGGCGGTTCACCCTGTCAGGGATTTTCGTTAATCGGCAAACGCGCTTTGGACGATCCGCGTAATGCATTGGTACATCACTTTTTGCGATTGGTACTAGAGCTAAAACCAAAATATTTCGTATTTGAAAACGTGCCAGGATTAACTATTGGCAATCATCGCCAATTTCTCTCAGAATTAATTGCAGCTTTTGGCGCTGGTGGATACGAAGTTAAAACAGATTATCGAGTTTTAAATGCGGCAAACTATGGTGTACCTCAAGATCGAGCCAGATTATTTCTGCTTGGCTGTCGTTACGGTTTACCTCTGCCTGAATATCCTCAACCGATAACGAAACCCTCGCTCTCTCGCAAGTCAAAATATATTTTAAATTTACCTCATTTAAAACCAACTCCCACAATTTGGGATGCCCTGTGCGACCTTCCAGTAGTAGAAATGTATCCGGAATTATTTCAGCAAGATTGGACGATCGTTGAGTACGGTAAACCCAGTTATTATAGTAGTAAAATGCGTAGTATTTTTGCTAACAATGATAACTATGCTGGCGATCGCCACTTCGATCTGCGCTTATTAACTTCTAGTTTGAGAACTCGACACGGTGACAATTCTATTGCTAGATTTGCTACTACCAATTGGGGGGAAGTAGAGCCAATCAGTCACTTTTATAAACTTGCACCTGAAGGTATTTGCAATACTTTAAGAGCTGGGACGGCGAGTAATTTGGGTGCTTTTACGTCACCCCGCCCGATTCATCCCTACAAGCCCAGATGTATTACTGTTAGAGAAGCTGCCCGATTGCATTCCTATCCCGACTGGTTTCGATTTCATCAGACGAAATGGCATGGTTTTCGCCAAGTGGGAAATTCTGTTCCACCGCTTTTAGCTCAAGCAATTGCTAGAGAAATTCTCCGCGTTTTAGGAATAGTTCCAGTTAAACCAAAAGAAACACAACAACTGGGATGCGATCGCCTACTGCAACTCAATATGACTCAAGCAGCGCGAATTTACGGTGTAGCGGCAAATGCGATCGCGCCAAGGTTAAGACAGAAGCGAAGAGAATGA
- the deoC gene encoding deoxyribose-phosphate aldolase: MVAAADYREIDIAPLIDHTLLIPTATPAQVEQWCMEADRFGFAAVCINPVYVRQAAELLHGKKPKVCTVIGFPTGATTAAVKLYEAQEAADSGATELDVVINLGWLKAEKTEALHREIAEICEETGQTVKVILETTLLTEAEKRLAADICMDAGAAFLKTSTGWNGGATVADVRLLKEIAKERVGIKASGGIRTIDQAIELILAGATRLGTSRSVDLLRQRDNLEKGSYQRTVISD, from the coding sequence ATGGTGGCAGCAGCAGACTACCGCGAGATTGACATTGCCCCATTAATCGACCATACCTTGCTGATCCCGACGGCAACGCCCGCCCAGGTGGAACAGTGGTGTATGGAAGCAGACAGATTTGGATTTGCCGCAGTATGTATCAATCCCGTCTACGTGCGGCAAGCAGCAGAACTACTCCACGGCAAAAAACCGAAAGTCTGTACGGTGATTGGCTTTCCTACCGGAGCCACGACAGCAGCCGTGAAGTTATACGAAGCGCAAGAAGCAGCCGACAGCGGGGCAACTGAATTAGATGTCGTCATCAATTTGGGCTGGCTTAAAGCTGAGAAAACAGAAGCACTGCACCGAGAAATAGCCGAAATTTGCGAAGAAACGGGGCAAACAGTCAAAGTTATTTTAGAAACCACCCTTCTGACAGAGGCAGAAAAACGACTTGCCGCAGATATATGTATGGATGCGGGAGCAGCGTTTCTCAAAACAAGTACGGGATGGAATGGGGGTGCAACAGTGGCGGATGTGCGCTTGCTCAAAGAAATTGCTAAGGAACGAGTCGGTATTAAGGCATCGGGAGGAATTCGCACTATAGACCAGGCAATAGAGCTAATATTGGCAGGGGCGACGCGATTGGGTACATCTCGCAGCGTCGATCTACTCCGCCAGCGCGATAACCTGGAAAAAGGCAGTTATCAGCGAACAGTTATCAGTGACTAG
- the recO gene encoding DNA repair protein RecO, protein MSRTYKATGINLKSMPLGEADRLLTILTQEFGLIRAVAPGVRKQNSKIGGRSGLFVVNELLIAQGRSLDKITQAETLESYPALSQDLGKLAASQYLAEMAMCQALSEQPQTELFFLLNEHLKRLEQLPKSAGSSTLAHLCHAAFHLLALAGIAPQVQACSLTANSLTPDFSTPNWQVGFSTSAGGTVNLSAWENATAIGKNSDRNKSVKSDDVTNTNILPPTGRVAEAMGTGYRAIAHKQEKLVLDRRINAAELALLQQLSQANLPAIAVLDRHNWLSIERILRQYVQYHFGRPIRSAALIDSYFASLPSPLTEDHATV, encoded by the coding sequence ATGAGTCGTACCTACAAAGCCACCGGAATTAATTTAAAGAGTATGCCTTTGGGCGAGGCGGATCGGTTGCTGACGATTTTGACTCAGGAGTTTGGTTTGATCCGAGCTGTTGCGCCTGGGGTGAGAAAGCAAAATTCCAAGATTGGTGGTAGAAGCGGGTTGTTTGTCGTCAACGAACTGTTGATTGCTCAGGGGCGATCGCTCGATAAAATTACTCAAGCTGAAACCCTAGAGTCATACCCTGCTCTGAGTCAAGATTTAGGTAAGCTTGCAGCTAGCCAGTATTTGGCAGAAATGGCAATGTGTCAAGCTTTGAGCGAACAACCCCAAACTGAATTATTTTTCTTGCTCAACGAGCATCTCAAACGCCTAGAGCAATTGCCTAAATCTGCGGGATCTTCGACTTTAGCTCACTTATGCCATGCAGCGTTTCACCTGTTGGCTTTGGCAGGGATTGCGCCTCAAGTTCAAGCTTGTTCTTTAACGGCAAATTCCCTGACTCCAGATTTTTCTACTCCTAACTGGCAAGTAGGATTTAGTACCTCAGCAGGGGGAACGGTAAATTTGTCTGCTTGGGAAAATGCCACGGCTATAGGCAAAAACAGCGATCGCAACAAATCTGTAAAATCTGATGATGTTACTAATACCAATATTTTGCCACCCACGGGCAGAGTGGCAGAGGCGATGGGTACGGGTTATCGGGCGATCGCCCACAAACAAGAGAAACTCGTACTCGATCGGCGGATAAATGCCGCAGAACTAGCTTTATTGCAACAACTGTCTCAGGCTAATTTACCTGCGATCGCCGTTCTGGATCGCCATAACTGGCTGTCAATCGAACGCATTTTGCGTCAGTACGTACAGTATCACTTCGGTCGCCCCATTCGGTCAGCTGCCCTGATCGATAGTTATTTTGCTTCCCTGCCGAGTCCTTTAACAGAAGATCATGCAACCGTCTGA
- a CDS encoding MFS transporter, whose protein sequence is MQPSDLDTRNTKPSASQANSLRSQVGGHAANSRSTPSTPKYLSSKKQISHNSVAESTNIPEKTYTQEKSEFSMGEADDKLPKIEQLNETVRNGVMTKMPASQDSAIATESSGSNGSSQEYGDEPPSDESQGFLPVLRNRNFLSLWSGQVFSQLADKVYLVMTIAIISSRFQASDQSISGWVSAIMMAFTIPAVLFGSVAGVFVDRWSKKIVLVVTNLLRGVFVLSVPFLLWFTQDWHSIFNLPVGFAILLGLSFAISTLTQFFAPAEQAAIPLVVERRHLLSANSLYTTTMMALVVVGFAVGEPLLAIADTITDRIGIGTGMGKEIVVGGSYAIAGLILFLLKTGESLPDSDREPPHVLQDLRDGLSYLKHNRRVRNALLQLIILFSIFAALTVLAVRLAEVIPGLKSSQFGFLLAAGGVGIASGATLLGQFGQRFSHAQLSLWGSVGVAASLVGLSMFSHQLWFALALIALLGACAALVAIPMQTTIQKETPPDMHGKVFGLQNNAINIALSLPLALAGLAETLIGLQAVFLSLAVIAIAGGLLTWYICRTETQIVS, encoded by the coding sequence ATGCAACCGTCTGATTTAGATACAAGAAATACCAAGCCATCCGCTTCTCAGGCTAATTCCCTCAGAAGTCAAGTTGGAGGTCACGCTGCTAATTCGCGGTCTACGCCATCTACGCCCAAATATCTATCTAGTAAAAAGCAAATATCTCATAATTCTGTAGCTGAAAGCACAAATATTCCAGAAAAAACATACACTCAAGAAAAAAGCGAATTTTCTATGGGAGAGGCAGACGACAAGCTGCCAAAAATAGAGCAGTTAAATGAAACTGTCAGAAATGGCGTAATGACAAAAATGCCAGCAAGTCAAGATAGCGCGATCGCCACGGAGTCGAGTGGCTCAAACGGCAGTTCTCAAGAGTATGGAGACGAGCCGCCATCAGATGAGTCACAAGGATTTTTGCCCGTTTTGCGCAACCGCAATTTTCTCTCTTTGTGGAGCGGTCAAGTCTTTTCTCAACTTGCCGATAAAGTTTATTTAGTGATGACGATCGCCATCATTTCCAGTCGCTTTCAAGCCAGCGATCAAAGTATCAGCGGGTGGGTTTCGGCGATTATGATGGCTTTTACCATCCCCGCAGTCTTATTTGGCTCAGTTGCAGGGGTATTTGTCGATCGATGGTCGAAAAAGATTGTACTTGTAGTGACAAACTTGCTACGGGGCGTTTTTGTGTTGTCAGTCCCATTTCTGCTGTGGTTCACGCAAGACTGGCATTCAATTTTTAATTTGCCCGTAGGCTTTGCAATTCTTTTAGGATTATCGTTTGCGATCTCGACACTGACACAGTTCTTTGCTCCAGCCGAACAAGCAGCAATTCCTTTAGTCGTGGAGCGAAGACACTTACTCTCAGCTAACTCGCTTTATACCACGACAATGATGGCTTTGGTGGTTGTGGGATTTGCGGTAGGAGAACCATTACTGGCGATCGCCGATACAATTACCGATCGGATTGGGATCGGTACGGGTATGGGTAAGGAAATCGTTGTTGGCGGGAGTTACGCGATCGCCGGACTGATTTTATTTCTTCTCAAAACTGGCGAGAGCCTACCCGATAGCGATCGAGAACCGCCCCACGTTTTGCAAGATCTACGTGATGGACTCAGCTATCTCAAACATAATCGTCGCGTCCGCAATGCCCTCCTCCAGCTAATCATTCTATTTTCCATCTTTGCCGCTCTAACCGTGCTTGCCGTGCGGCTAGCAGAAGTCATTCCAGGGTTAAAATCTTCTCAATTTGGCTTTTTGTTAGCGGCTGGCGGAGTTGGAATTGCCTCTGGTGCAACTCTCCTCGGTCAATTCGGTCAACGCTTTTCCCACGCTCAATTAAGTTTATGGGGTTCTGTGGGCGTAGCAGCCTCCTTAGTCGGTCTATCGATGTTCTCCCACCAACTGTGGTTTGCTTTAGCATTGATTGCGCTACTAGGGGCTTGTGCTGCCTTAGTAGCGATCCCCATGCAGACCACAATTCAAAAAGAGACTCCGCCTGACATGCATGGTAAAGTCTTTGGTCTCCAAAATAACGCCATCAATATTGCTTTGTCTCTACCGCTAGCACTGGCTGGTTTAGCAGAGACATTAATTGGTTTACAGGCAGTTTTTCTAAGTTTAGCCGTAATCGCGATCGCAGGAGGTCTCTTAACCTGGTATATTTGCCGTACAGAGACCCAGATTGTTAGTTAG
- a CDS encoding glycosyltransferase family 4 protein, which produces MHIAWIGKKSPFCGNVTYSREVTNALLDRGNQVSFLHFTQEEEEAKRDNWPDCPEVPLPFLYKSQVYTIPTLGATKVLTQSLRELKPDLVHASLTLSPLDFILPEICEELNLPLIATFHTPYAGKGAKLVSGTQLLAYQLYAPFLINYDRVIVFSEVQRELFAKMGLTADKVAVIPNGVDVEKYSPGTSRIKQEFHAERLFVYQGRIAAEKNIEALLRAWKQADMKPSSKLLMVGDGPLTASLRPFYSAEFGIYWLGYIADENRRLEILRGSDVFVLPSLVEGLSISLLEAMACGLACLATNVGADGEVLENGAGVVLTPRRVTSQLSTLLPLFQDHPELTILLGQKARQRVLERYTLSQNIDRLEQLYDSVLSQRQSSKIFSSKFRARL; this is translated from the coding sequence ATGCATATTGCCTGGATTGGAAAAAAATCACCCTTTTGTGGCAATGTTACTTACAGTCGAGAAGTTACTAATGCCTTGCTAGACCGAGGAAATCAGGTTAGTTTTCTTCACTTCACTCAAGAAGAAGAAGAAGCTAAGCGGGATAATTGGCCCGACTGCCCAGAAGTCCCTCTACCTTTCCTCTATAAGTCTCAAGTCTATACAATCCCGACTTTAGGGGCAACAAAGGTTTTAACTCAGTCGCTACGGGAGTTAAAACCAGATTTAGTTCATGCATCTTTAACGCTATCTCCCCTAGATTTCATCCTGCCAGAGATTTGCGAGGAGCTGAACCTACCCCTTATTGCAACTTTCCACACTCCCTATGCTGGTAAAGGGGCAAAACTCGTATCGGGTACTCAATTGCTGGCATATCAACTGTATGCTCCATTTTTAATCAACTACGATCGCGTTATCGTTTTTTCGGAAGTCCAGCGAGAGTTGTTTGCCAAAATGGGTTTGACTGCTGACAAAGTAGCAGTGATCCCCAACGGCGTAGACGTAGAGAAATATAGTCCTGGGACTTCACGTATCAAGCAAGAATTCCACGCCGAACGACTATTCGTCTATCAAGGTCGAATTGCTGCGGAAAAAAATATCGAAGCATTGCTTCGCGCCTGGAAGCAAGCGGATATGAAACCTAGTAGTAAATTGCTTATGGTAGGTGATGGTCCCCTTACCGCTTCTTTACGACCTTTCTACAGCGCAGAATTTGGCATTTACTGGTTAGGATATATTGCCGATGAAAATCGACGGTTGGAGATTTTGCGTGGTAGCGATGTGTTTGTTTTGCCGTCTTTGGTAGAGGGATTGTCAATTTCTTTGTTAGAGGCAATGGCTTGTGGTCTGGCATGTTTAGCTACAAATGTGGGTGCAGATGGGGAAGTGTTAGAGAATGGCGCTGGTGTAGTCCTCACTCCCAGGCGCGTCACGTCACAATTATCAACTCTGCTACCTTTGTTTCAAGATCATCCAGAACTTACCATCTTACTAGGGCAAAAAGCGCGACAGCGAGTATTAGAGCGCTATACCCTGAGTCAGAATATCGACCGGCTAGAGCAGCTTTATGACAGCGTATTGTCACAACGGCAAAGTTCAAAAATTTTCAGTTCTAAGTTTCGCGCTCGACTATAG
- the secG gene encoding preprotein translocase subunit SecG: MTVTTVLEAIWAFSAVGLIVLVLLHSPKGDGIGAIGGQAQLFSSTKSAETTLNRVTWALVVTFLGLTVVLSAGWLNR, translated from the coding sequence ATGACAGTTACTACAGTTCTTGAAGCTATCTGGGCATTCTCTGCCGTGGGTTTGATTGTTTTGGTATTACTGCACAGTCCCAAAGGTGATGGGATCGGTGCAATCGGCGGTCAGGCACAGTTATTTAGCAGTACCAAAAGCGCCGAAACAACCCTAAACCGCGTTACTTGGGCATTGGTAGTGACGTTTTTAGGTTTAACAGTAGTTCTAAGTGCTGGTTGGTTGAATAGATAA
- the gpmI gene encoding 2,3-bisphosphoglycerate-independent phosphoglycerate mutase, which translates to MTQAPVAPVVLVILDGWGYREAADGNAISSAKTPVMDSLWAVYPRTLIRTSGKAVGLPEGQMGNSEVGHLNIGAGRVVPQELVRITDAVEDGSIGQNAAIAQLCREVKNRNGKLHLIGLCSEGGVHSHLSHLLGLLDLAKAQEIAQVCIHAITDGRDTTPTEGVEALKQIQEHADSIGVGQIVTLSGRYYAMDRDRRWDRVKRAYDVMTQDGVGDGRSAVEVLQASYDEGVTDEFVIPTRIAPGAVEPGDGVVFYNFRPDRARQLTYAFVKPDFDGFERQQIEPLSFLTFTQYDSELSVPIAFEPQNLDNILGEVISQHGLKQFRTAETEKYAHVTYFFNGGLEDPFAGEDREMVMSPMVATYDKAPAMSAEAVTDVAIAAIKQQVYSLVVMNYANPDMVGHTGDIGATVEAVETVDRCLGRLLEAIAQVGGTALVTADHGNAESLRDEQGNPWTAHTTNPVPFILIEGEKAKIPGYGTEVTLRSDGKLADLAPTILEILQLPQPAEMTGQSLIAPAMYEVQSSRTPVRMGW; encoded by the coding sequence ATGACCCAAGCACCTGTTGCTCCCGTGGTGCTAGTGATATTAGACGGATGGGGTTATCGCGAGGCAGCAGACGGTAACGCGATTTCATCTGCAAAAACTCCTGTAATGGATAGCCTCTGGGCAGTCTATCCAAGAACTCTAATTCGCACTTCAGGCAAAGCAGTAGGGTTGCCAGAGGGTCAAATGGGCAACTCGGAAGTCGGACACCTGAATATTGGTGCAGGGCGAGTTGTACCGCAAGAATTGGTTAGAATTACAGACGCGGTCGAAGATGGTTCAATTGGACAAAACGCCGCGATCGCTCAGTTATGCCGAGAAGTCAAAAACAGAAATGGTAAACTGCACCTAATCGGCTTATGCTCGGAAGGTGGGGTACACTCTCATTTAAGCCACTTGTTAGGATTGCTAGACTTAGCAAAGGCGCAAGAGATCGCTCAAGTATGCATCCATGCAATTACGGATGGACGCGATACAACACCTACAGAAGGCGTGGAAGCTCTCAAACAGATTCAAGAACACGCAGATTCAATTGGTGTTGGTCAGATCGTCACTCTAAGCGGTCGTTACTACGCAATGGATCGCGATCGCCGTTGGGATCGCGTTAAACGTGCTTACGATGTGATGACTCAAGACGGTGTAGGCGACGGGCGATCGGCAGTTGAGGTCTTACAAGCTTCCTACGATGAGGGAGTCACTGATGAATTTGTCATCCCTACCCGCATCGCTCCGGGAGCGGTAGAACCAGGTGATGGCGTAGTCTTTTACAATTTTCGCCCCGATCGCGCCAGACAGCTCACTTATGCTTTTGTCAAGCCAGACTTTGACGGCTTTGAACGGCAGCAGATCGAGCCTTTATCATTTCTCACGTTTACGCAATACGACTCCGAACTTTCCGTCCCCATCGCTTTTGAGCCGCAGAATCTCGATAACATTTTAGGCGAAGTCATCTCCCAGCATGGACTCAAGCAGTTTCGCACCGCAGAGACAGAAAAATACGCCCATGTCACTTACTTCTTCAATGGCGGCTTAGAAGACCCATTTGCAGGTGAAGATCGGGAAATGGTGATGAGTCCGATGGTAGCGACCTACGACAAAGCGCCAGCCATGTCCGCTGAGGCGGTGACTGATGTAGCGATCGCTGCAATAAAGCAACAAGTTTACTCCCTGGTAGTCATGAACTATGCCAACCCTGATATGGTAGGTCATACAGGTGATATAGGTGCGACTGTAGAAGCAGTTGAAACTGTCGATCGATGCTTGGGACGGTTATTGGAGGCGATCGCTCAAGTAGGAGGCACGGCATTAGTCACAGCCGATCACGGTAATGCTGAATCCCTCCGCGACGAACAGGGAAATCCTTGGACGGCACACACGACTAATCCAGTCCCCTTCATTTTAATTGAAGGTGAAAAAGCAAAGATCCCCGGTTACGGTACAGAAGTAACGCTCAGAAGTGATGGCAAGCTTGCCGATCTCGCACCGACGATTCTAGAAATCTTGCAACTGCCACAACCAGCAGAGATGACTGGTCAATCTTTAATCGCCCCAGCTATGTATGAAGTACAATCTTCCCGTACTCCTGTCAGAATGGGCTGGTAA